The following coding sequences lie in one Haematobia irritans isolate KBUSLIRL chromosome 3, ASM5000362v1, whole genome shotgun sequence genomic window:
- the Tlk gene encoding tousled-like kinase isoform X3: MDHFQPALDPRKQELLEARFIGARMSAGAQLQMAPQTSTSISHHTTQQQQQQQHFVHNPQQQQQQPQQQQQAILSQQPQLIQQQTHQQQLQLQQQHITHYTQQPPTLATTHHLQQQQQHHHLQGQTPQQALQPQQQHSQQHLLLHQHQQHSGGGHSSNPDSNMSTGSSHSEKDVVNPDMLSSQQQSSGIVQQIGILQQQTTGVNVSAAGNGMMNTSGMGISADPNTMQTTNHHLSHQLTHQPQTVGGGGSGGVVGGSATSGRMEKLARTPTERKRKRKIAALHTDDSGGAGGGGGGGIPGSGNGGNNSSNASKSAKQNNSSSSSSTQLLKNLSLNLGAQQDRLQIPVSGVGGGGKTPRLLPPGSGGSVSDNKKINDYFNAKHSVQSAATNSPMRHTAGGGSKSPSSAGGQQQQSQQQPGPQAQQVPTSVGGNSTYPMYPPSPQQPQMPAPGIPSTPTSQPPPPDFHYSAAANSTKPPRQQQTSNAMVPPQSPLVGVGNVGLMTSTHMVHNQTATGSALMGGQTAAGAGGNGPPPPPLPQQQQQTLQLPASSVVATTTVQQTLTTSQQQQMAAVAAAQLNSLQHAGMLTNPGGGVPQTAGAPQQQQPSTAMVTKATQTDLSQHEMQERESESETSKSKLDEMTRLSDEQKCQIIAHQKLIDQHKSHIAKCIDVVKKLLKEKSSIEKKEARQKCMQNRLRLGQFVTQRVGATFQENWTDGYAFQELSRRQEEISAEREEIDRQKKQLMKKRPAESGRKRNNNNQQNSNSNDSSNLNAGCDRLSGNDSGISGVTSASGGGGGSGRGLTRSNSTQAQSQLLHNGGGSGTSGTGMGSDRLSDRGGGGSGRGDNSGSGSDSATFLKPDPVSGVYTAQEYYEYDEILKLRQNALKKEDADLQLEMEKLERERNLHIRELKRILNEDQSRFNNHPVLNDRYLLLMLLGKGGFSEVHKAFDLKEQRYVACKVHQLNKDWKEDKKANYIKHALREYNIHKALDHPRVVKLYDVFEIDANSFCTVLEYCDGHDLDFYLKQHKTIPEREARSIIMQVVSALKYLNEIKPPVIHYDLKPGNILLTEGNVCGEIKITDFGLSKVMDDENYNPDHGMDLTSQGAGTYWYLPPECFVVGKNPPKISSKVDVWSVGVIFYQCLYGKKPFGHNQSQATILEENTILKATEVQFSNKPTVSNEAKSFIRGCLAYRKEDRMDVFSLARHEYIQPPIPKHGRGQSLTQQQQQQQQQQQQQQQQQQSSGNQANSAGQTSFSAGMFGNLNQSSSS, from the exons ATGTCCGCCGGCGCTCAACTGCAGATGGCCCCACAGACATCGACGTCAATAAGCCATCATACaacacaacagcaacaacagcagcaacattTTGTACATAatccacaacaacaacagcagcagccacagcagcagcagcaagctATATTGTCACAACAACCCCAATTGATACAACAGCAAACACATCAGCAACAATTACAATTGCAGCAACAGCATATAACGCATTATACCCAACAGCCTCCGACGCTTGCCACAACACATCATcttcaacagcagcaacaacatcaCCATCTTCAAGGGCAAACACCACAACAGGCACTGCAACCGCAACAACAACATTCTCAACAACATTTGTTGCTGCATCAGCATCAGCAACACAGTGGTGGTGGCCACAGTAGTAATCCTGACTCGAATATGAGCACTGGCTCTTCGCACAGTGAAAAAGATGTTGTTAATCCTGATATGCTAAGTTCACAACAGCAATCAAGTGGTATTGTTCAACAAATCGGTATTTTACAACAGCAAACAACCGGCGTTAACGTATCAGCTGCTGGCAACGGTATGATGAACACCAGCGGTATGGGTATATCAGCTGATCCTAATACCATGCAAACAACAAATCATCATCTTTCCCATCAACTAACACACCAGCCCCAGACAGTGGGCGGAGGAGGTAGTGGTGGTGTTGTGGGGGGATCGGCGACATCGGGTCGCATGGAGAAATTAGCTAGGACGCCAACTGAACGTAAACGTAAGCGAAAAATTGCCGCCTTGCATACGGATGATAGTGGGGGAGCAGGCGGCGGCGGTGGTGGTGGCATTCCAGGCAGTGGTAATGGAGGTAATAATTCAAGCAACGCTAGTAAATCAGCTAAACAGAACAATTCATCCTCCTCCTCAAGCACAcagttattaaaaaatttatctctaaatTTAGGTGCTCAGCAGGATCGTCTCCAAATTCCGGTTTCGGGTGTGGGTGGTGGCGGAAAAACGCCGCGACTTCTACCGCCCGGCAGTGGAGGTTCGGTCAGTGATAATAAAAAGATCAACGACTATTTCAATGCGAAACACAGTGTACAGTCAGCAGCCACTAATAGTCCTATGAGGCATACAGCTGGTGGTGGCTCGAAGAGTCCCTCATCGGCTGGCGGCCAACAACAACAGTCGCAACAGCAGCCCGGGCCCCAGGCCCAACAAGTGCCAACATCAGTAGGAGGTAACAGCACGTATCCCATGTATCCACCTAGTCCACAGCAACCACAAATGCCAGCTCCTGGCATACCATCAACGCCCACGTCACAACCCCCGCCACCAGATTTCCATTATAGCGCGGCCGCCAATTCGACGAAGCCACCTAGACAACAGCAAACTTCCAATGCAATGGTTCCTCCGCAGTCGCCACTAGTTGGTGTCGGCAATGTTGGTCTAATGACATCCACTCACATGGTACACAATCAAACGGCCACAGGCTCAGCCCTAATGGGTGGACAAACAGCAGCTGGGGCCGGAGGAAATGGACCTCCACCACCTCCTCTGCCCCAGCAGCAACAGCAAACACTTCAACTTCCCGCCTCTTCCGTTGTTGCCACAACGACTGTGCAACAGACACTGACGACATCGCAGCAACAGCAAATGGCCGCTGTAGCGGCCGCCCAATTGAATTCCCTGCAACATGCCGGCATGCTGACAAATCCAGGTGGCGGTGTACCACAGACAGCTGGTGCGCCCCAGCAACAGCAACCCTCGACAGCGATGGTTACCAAAGCAACACAAACCGACCTCTCACAACACGAAATGCAAGAGCGTGAATCGGAAAGTGAAACCAGTAAATCAAAATTGGATGAGATGACAAGACTGTCTGATGAACAAAAATGTCAAATTATTGCTCATCAAAAACTAATCGATCAACACAAATCCCACATAGCCAAGTGTATTGATGTGGTCAAGAAGCTGTTGAAAGAGAAATCCAGCATTGAGAAAAAGGAGGCTCGTCAAAAGTGCATGCAGAATCGCCTGCGGCTGGGCCAGTTCGTTACACAACGTGTAGGTGCTACATTCCAGGAGAACTGGACCGATGGTTATGCTTTCCAGGAGTTGAGTCGACGACAGGAAGAGATCTCCGCCGAACGCGAAGAAATCGATCGTCAGAAGAAGCAACTAATGAAGAAACGGCCAGCCGAGTCTGGTCGCAAGCGTAACAACAATAACCAGCAGAATTCCAATTCAAATGATTCCTCCAACTTGAATGCTGGTTGTGATCGCCTTTCAGGCAATGACAGCGGCATCAGTGGTGTAACCTCCGCATCTGGTGGAGGTGGTGGCAGTGGCCGTGGCCTAACGCGATCGAATTCAACACAAGCTCAAAGTCAACTGCTGCACAATGGCGGCGGCAGTGGTACCAGTGGTACTGGCATGGGTAGTGATCGTCTATCGGATCGTGGTGGTGGCGGTTCGGGTCGCGGTGATAATTCTGGCAGTGGTTCCGATTCAGCAACGTTCCTTAAACCTGATCCCGTATCTGGTGTTTATACCGCTCAAGAATATTATGAATACGATGAGATTTTAAAACTACGCCAAAATGCTCTCAAAAAAGAAGATGCCGATCTTCAATTAGAAATGGAGAAATTAGAACGTGAACGCAATTTGCATATACGTGAATTGAAACGCATTTTGAATGAAGATCAA tcccGCTTCAATAATCATCCAGTATTGAATGATCGTTACCTATTGCTGATGCTTTTGGGTAAAGGTGGTTTCTCTGAGGTCCATAAAGCCTTCGATTTAAAGGAACAACGTTATGTTGCATGTAAAGTTCATCAATTGAATAAGGATTGGAAAGAAGATAAAAAGGCCAACTATATCAA ACATGCTTTGAGAGAATATAATATCCATAAGGCCCTCGATCATCCAAGAGTGGTAAAATTATATGATGTCTTTGAAATCGATGCCAATTCATTTTGTACGGTTTTGGAGTATTGTGATGGTCATGATTTAGATTTCTATCTAAAACAGCATAAGACGATACCGGAACGTGAAGCACGTTCAATAATAATGCAG GTTGTGTCTGCCTTGAAATATTTGAATGAGATTAAACCACCAGTCATTCATTATGATTTGAAACCGGGTAATATTCTATTAACCGAGGGCAATGTGTGTGGTGAAATCAAAATAACCGATTTTGGTTTGTCCAAAGTTATGGATGATGAAAATTATAATCCAGATCATGGCATGGACCTAACCTCCCAAGGAGCTGGTACATATTG GTATTTACCACCTGAATGTTTTGTTGTGGgtaaaaatcctccaaaaatctcTTCAAAAGTCGATGTATGGAGTGTGGGTGTTATATTTTATCAATGCCTGTATGGCAAGAAACCATTTGGCCACAATCAATCGCAAGCTACCATATTGGaggagaatacaattttgaaagcaACAGAAGTACAATTCTCCAATAAGCCTACAGTATCCAATGAAGCTAAG AGTTTTATTAGAGGCTGTTTGGCTTATCGTAAAGAAGATCGTATGGATGTATTTTCGCTGGCGCGGCATGAATACATACAACCACCCATTCCAAAGCATGGCCGTGGCCAATCGCTtacacaacagcagcagcaacaacaacagcaacaacaacagcagcaacaacaacagcaatcaTCAGGTAATCAAGCCAACTCTGCCGGACAGACATCATTTTCAGCGGGCATGTTTGGCAATTTGAATCAATCGAGTTCGTCCTAG
- the Tlk gene encoding tousled-like kinase isoform X4 — protein MSAGAQLQMAPQTSTSISHHTTQQQQQQQHFVHNPQQQQQQPQQQQQAILSQQPQLIQQQTHQQQLQLQQQHITHYTQQPPTLATTHHLQQQQQHHHLQGQTPQQALQPQQQHSQQHLLLHQHQQHSGGGHSSNPDSNMSTGSSHSEKDVVNPDMLSSQQQSSGIVQQIGILQQQTTGVNVSAAGNGMMNTSGMGISADPNTMQTTNHHLSHQLTHQPQTVGGGGSGGVVGGSATSGRMEKLARTPTERKRKRKIAALHTDDSGGAGGGGGGGIPGSGNGGNNSSNASKSAKQNNSSSSSSTQLLKNLSLNLGAQQDRLQIPVSGVGGGGKTPRLLPPGSGGSVSDNKKINDYFNAKHSVQSAATNSPMRHTAGGGSKSPSSAGGQQQQSQQQPGPQAQQVPTSVGGNSTYPMYPPSPQQPQMPAPGIPSTPTSQPPPPDFHYSAAANSTKPPRQQQTSNAMVPPQSPLVGVGNVGLMTSTHMVHNQTATGSALMGGQTAAGAGGNGPPPPPLPQQQQQTLQLPASSVVATTTVQQTLTTSQQQQMAAVAAAQLNSLQHAGMLTNPGGGVPQTAGAPQQQQPSTAMVTKATQTDLSQHEMQERESESETSKSKLDEMTRLSDEQKCQIIAHQKLIDQHKSHIAKCIDVVKKLLKEKSSIEKKEARQKCMQNRLRLGQFVTQRVGATFQENWTDGYAFQELSRRQEEISAEREEIDRQKKQLMKKRPAESGRKRNNNNQQNSNSNDSSNLNAGCDRLSGNDSGISGVTSASGGGGGSGRGLTRSNSTQAQSQLLHNGGGSGTSGTGMGSDRLSDRGGGGSGRGDNSGSGSDSATFLKPDPVSGVYTAQEYYEYDEILKLRQNALKKEDADLQLEMEKLERERNLHIRELKRILNEDQSRFNNHPVLNDRYLLLMLLGKGGFSEVHKAFDLKEQRYVACKVHQLNKDWKEDKKANYIKHALREYNIHKALDHPRVVKLYDVFEIDANSFCTVLEYCDGHDLDFYLKQHKTIPEREARSIIMQVVSALKYLNEIKPPVIHYDLKPGNILLTEGNVCGEIKITDFGLSKVMDDENYNPDHGMDLTSQGAGTYWYLPPECFVVGKNPPKISSKVDVWSVGVIFYQCLYGKKPFGHNQSQATILEENTILKATEVQFSNKPTVSNEAKSFIRGCLAYRKEDRMDVFSLARHEYIQPPIPKHGRGQSLTQQQQQQQQQQQQQQQQQQSSGNQANSAGQTSFSAGMFGNLNQSSSS, from the exons ATGTCCGCCGGCGCTCAACTGCAGATGGCCCCACAGACATCGACGTCAATAAGCCATCATACaacacaacagcaacaacagcagcaacattTTGTACATAatccacaacaacaacagcagcagccacagcagcagcagcaagctATATTGTCACAACAACCCCAATTGATACAACAGCAAACACATCAGCAACAATTACAATTGCAGCAACAGCATATAACGCATTATACCCAACAGCCTCCGACGCTTGCCACAACACATCATcttcaacagcagcaacaacatcaCCATCTTCAAGGGCAAACACCACAACAGGCACTGCAACCGCAACAACAACATTCTCAACAACATTTGTTGCTGCATCAGCATCAGCAACACAGTGGTGGTGGCCACAGTAGTAATCCTGACTCGAATATGAGCACTGGCTCTTCGCACAGTGAAAAAGATGTTGTTAATCCTGATATGCTAAGTTCACAACAGCAATCAAGTGGTATTGTTCAACAAATCGGTATTTTACAACAGCAAACAACCGGCGTTAACGTATCAGCTGCTGGCAACGGTATGATGAACACCAGCGGTATGGGTATATCAGCTGATCCTAATACCATGCAAACAACAAATCATCATCTTTCCCATCAACTAACACACCAGCCCCAGACAGTGGGCGGAGGAGGTAGTGGTGGTGTTGTGGGGGGATCGGCGACATCGGGTCGCATGGAGAAATTAGCTAGGACGCCAACTGAACGTAAACGTAAGCGAAAAATTGCCGCCTTGCATACGGATGATAGTGGGGGAGCAGGCGGCGGCGGTGGTGGTGGCATTCCAGGCAGTGGTAATGGAGGTAATAATTCAAGCAACGCTAGTAAATCAGCTAAACAGAACAATTCATCCTCCTCCTCAAGCACAcagttattaaaaaatttatctctaaatTTAGGTGCTCAGCAGGATCGTCTCCAAATTCCGGTTTCGGGTGTGGGTGGTGGCGGAAAAACGCCGCGACTTCTACCGCCCGGCAGTGGAGGTTCGGTCAGTGATAATAAAAAGATCAACGACTATTTCAATGCGAAACACAGTGTACAGTCAGCAGCCACTAATAGTCCTATGAGGCATACAGCTGGTGGTGGCTCGAAGAGTCCCTCATCGGCTGGCGGCCAACAACAACAGTCGCAACAGCAGCCCGGGCCCCAGGCCCAACAAGTGCCAACATCAGTAGGAGGTAACAGCACGTATCCCATGTATCCACCTAGTCCACAGCAACCACAAATGCCAGCTCCTGGCATACCATCAACGCCCACGTCACAACCCCCGCCACCAGATTTCCATTATAGCGCGGCCGCCAATTCGACGAAGCCACCTAGACAACAGCAAACTTCCAATGCAATGGTTCCTCCGCAGTCGCCACTAGTTGGTGTCGGCAATGTTGGTCTAATGACATCCACTCACATGGTACACAATCAAACGGCCACAGGCTCAGCCCTAATGGGTGGACAAACAGCAGCTGGGGCCGGAGGAAATGGACCTCCACCACCTCCTCTGCCCCAGCAGCAACAGCAAACACTTCAACTTCCCGCCTCTTCCGTTGTTGCCACAACGACTGTGCAACAGACACTGACGACATCGCAGCAACAGCAAATGGCCGCTGTAGCGGCCGCCCAATTGAATTCCCTGCAACATGCCGGCATGCTGACAAATCCAGGTGGCGGTGTACCACAGACAGCTGGTGCGCCCCAGCAACAGCAACCCTCGACAGCGATGGTTACCAAAGCAACACAAACCGACCTCTCACAACACGAAATGCAAGAGCGTGAATCGGAAAGTGAAACCAGTAAATCAAAATTGGATGAGATGACAAGACTGTCTGATGAACAAAAATGTCAAATTATTGCTCATCAAAAACTAATCGATCAACACAAATCCCACATAGCCAAGTGTATTGATGTGGTCAAGAAGCTGTTGAAAGAGAAATCCAGCATTGAGAAAAAGGAGGCTCGTCAAAAGTGCATGCAGAATCGCCTGCGGCTGGGCCAGTTCGTTACACAACGTGTAGGTGCTACATTCCAGGAGAACTGGACCGATGGTTATGCTTTCCAGGAGTTGAGTCGACGACAGGAAGAGATCTCCGCCGAACGCGAAGAAATCGATCGTCAGAAGAAGCAACTAATGAAGAAACGGCCAGCCGAGTCTGGTCGCAAGCGTAACAACAATAACCAGCAGAATTCCAATTCAAATGATTCCTCCAACTTGAATGCTGGTTGTGATCGCCTTTCAGGCAATGACAGCGGCATCAGTGGTGTAACCTCCGCATCTGGTGGAGGTGGTGGCAGTGGCCGTGGCCTAACGCGATCGAATTCAACACAAGCTCAAAGTCAACTGCTGCACAATGGCGGCGGCAGTGGTACCAGTGGTACTGGCATGGGTAGTGATCGTCTATCGGATCGTGGTGGTGGCGGTTCGGGTCGCGGTGATAATTCTGGCAGTGGTTCCGATTCAGCAACGTTCCTTAAACCTGATCCCGTATCTGGTGTTTATACCGCTCAAGAATATTATGAATACGATGAGATTTTAAAACTACGCCAAAATGCTCTCAAAAAAGAAGATGCCGATCTTCAATTAGAAATGGAGAAATTAGAACGTGAACGCAATTTGCATATACGTGAATTGAAACGCATTTTGAATGAAGATCAA tcccGCTTCAATAATCATCCAGTATTGAATGATCGTTACCTATTGCTGATGCTTTTGGGTAAAGGTGGTTTCTCTGAGGTCCATAAAGCCTTCGATTTAAAGGAACAACGTTATGTTGCATGTAAAGTTCATCAATTGAATAAGGATTGGAAAGAAGATAAAAAGGCCAACTATATCAA ACATGCTTTGAGAGAATATAATATCCATAAGGCCCTCGATCATCCAAGAGTGGTAAAATTATATGATGTCTTTGAAATCGATGCCAATTCATTTTGTACGGTTTTGGAGTATTGTGATGGTCATGATTTAGATTTCTATCTAAAACAGCATAAGACGATACCGGAACGTGAAGCACGTTCAATAATAATGCAG GTTGTGTCTGCCTTGAAATATTTGAATGAGATTAAACCACCAGTCATTCATTATGATTTGAAACCGGGTAATATTCTATTAACCGAGGGCAATGTGTGTGGTGAAATCAAAATAACCGATTTTGGTTTGTCCAAAGTTATGGATGATGAAAATTATAATCCAGATCATGGCATGGACCTAACCTCCCAAGGAGCTGGTACATATTG GTATTTACCACCTGAATGTTTTGTTGTGGgtaaaaatcctccaaaaatctcTTCAAAAGTCGATGTATGGAGTGTGGGTGTTATATTTTATCAATGCCTGTATGGCAAGAAACCATTTGGCCACAATCAATCGCAAGCTACCATATTGGaggagaatacaattttgaaagcaACAGAAGTACAATTCTCCAATAAGCCTACAGTATCCAATGAAGCTAAG AGTTTTATTAGAGGCTGTTTGGCTTATCGTAAAGAAGATCGTATGGATGTATTTTCGCTGGCGCGGCATGAATACATACAACCACCCATTCCAAAGCATGGCCGTGGCCAATCGCTtacacaacagcagcagcaacaacaacagcaacaacaacagcagcaacaacaacagcaatcaTCAGGTAATCAAGCCAACTCTGCCGGACAGACATCATTTTCAGCGGGCATGTTTGGCAATTTGAATCAATCGAGTTCGTCCTAG